TCAACAAATTAAATTTCTTCGACGGTGAGCAGGTGTTTCACTTTGGCGATCATGCCCAGGACCTGTGGTGATGCTTCAACTTCAATGGTCTGATGCATTTTTTTGAAACCCAGTGCTTCAAGTGTCCGTTTCTGCCTTAAAGGCTTGCCTATGCCACTCCTTATTTGGGTTATTTTCAATTTTTTCATGGTGATCTGATTTAAGTGATGTTAACCATTGAACACTTTCTCCAGGCTGATACCGCGGAGTTGTGCCACAGCGTAAGGATCTCTCATTTGCATGAGCGCGTCGATCGTTGCTTTAACCACGTTATGCGGGTTGGACGATCCTTTGGATTTTGCCAGCACATCCTTAATGCCGACACTTTCGAGGACGGCACGCATGGCACCACCGGCAATAACGCCTGTCCCGGGAGCAGCCGGTTTGAGGAAAACCCTCGCACCACCGTATTTTCCTGTCTGTTCGTGCGGTATAGTACTTTTCAGGATAGGCACCTTGATAAGATTTTTCTTGGCGTCATCGATACCTTTGGCGATGGCAGCCGTCACTTCCTTGGCTTTGCCAAGACCATAACCAACCACACCACTTTCATTGCCAACAACGACAACGGCAGAGAAGCTGAATGTCCGGCCACCTTTGGTGACTTTGGTCACC
The sequence above is a segment of the Bacteroidota bacterium genome. Coding sequences within it:
- the rpmD gene encoding 50S ribosomal protein L30; amino-acid sequence: MKKLKITQIRSGIGKPLRQKRTLEALGFKKMHQTIEVEASPQVLGMIAKVKHLLTVEEI
- the rpsE gene encoding 30S ribosomal protein S5, whose protein sequence is MTSINVKRVKSSEIEFKDKLVSIQRVTKVTKGGRTFSFSAVVVVGNESGVVGYGLGKAKEVTAAIAKGIDDAKKNLIKVPILKSTIPHEQTGKYGGARVFLKPAAPGTGVIAGGAMRAVLESVGIKDVLAKSKGSSNPHNVVKATIDALMQMRDPYAVAQLRGISLEKVFNG